From the genome of Duffyella gerundensis, one region includes:
- a CDS encoding YnfC family lipoprotein, whose translation MKTHRLVLLPLCMLMGCDREAPVTKGNMMTLSSLYDFETLPGRVHKLHQRATDSSGSVVHEVNAEFDRQGCIIAFAMDSDLSGRVHLKRQAAQLTGDENGEAVVYELNQQCEIESKFNLAKKQRTRFRYNEQGWLVESIPEYAGVRYRYAYDDTGLQLSVIGSAENRTIEEIHYTWPQKAARPADYTMNIKTPEGESTISMRCEYQKKIPVACDIVRQPGANSAGVTLKATLETTFY comes from the coding sequence ATGAAAACGCATCGGCTTGTGCTGTTACCGCTCTGTATGCTGATGGGCTGTGACCGCGAAGCGCCTGTGACCAAAGGCAACATGATGACTCTATCATCACTTTACGATTTCGAAACGTTGCCCGGCCGCGTGCATAAGCTGCACCAGCGCGCCACCGACAGCAGCGGCAGCGTAGTGCACGAGGTGAATGCTGAGTTTGATCGTCAGGGCTGCATTATTGCCTTTGCCATGGACAGCGATCTTTCCGGCCGCGTCCATCTTAAGCGACAGGCTGCCCAGCTGACCGGTGATGAAAATGGCGAGGCGGTGGTGTATGAGCTGAATCAACAGTGTGAAATTGAAAGCAAGTTCAATCTTGCTAAGAAACAGCGCACCCGGTTCCGTTACAACGAGCAGGGCTGGCTGGTGGAATCGATACCGGAATATGCGGGCGTGCGTTATCGCTACGCCTACGACGATACTGGATTGCAGCTCAGCGTGATCGGCAGTGCGGAGAACAGAACAATAGAAGAGATTCATTACACATGGCCGCAAAAAGCCGCCAGGCCCGCTGACTACACGATGAACATCAAGACGCCAGAAGGGGAAAGCACCATTTCGATGCGTTGCGAATACCAGAAAAAAATTCCTGTGGCCTGCGATATTGTGCGCCAGCCGGGTGCTAACAGCGCAGGCGTGACCCTTAAGGCGACGCTGGAAACCACCTTTTACTGA
- a CDS encoding PTS transporter subunit EIIC — protein sequence MKKMASQIHAFGKALMMPISVIAAAGIFLGVAAAMQNPAITGEAFASLQVPQLIIGFIRKVAGALFANLPVFFAVASAIGLAKAEKPTAAFAAVIGFISMHVGISATLASKGLTAATTTPEALQRAGMDQTASMMVSAEYIDMLGIFTYNMSVLGGVIAGLVTVFLHNRFYTQQLPTAISFFGGRRFVPIVTVVVLPLIGVLLALVWPTIGQGIAWIGMMIGKSGQYGAFLLGTFERLLIPTGLHHILNETVRFTPIGGIATVDNQTLVGALNIFNASLTHPGTIPDDTIRSATRFLAQGKIPVMMFGLPAAALAIYHTARPEHKQRVKALVMAGALTSFTTGITEPLEFCFMFVSPVLYVLHALLTGLSFMLMSMLHLMIGNVQGGAIDLVVFGILGGSKTHWWWTLVLGAVYVPVYYYGFRFVITRMNVETPGRESEDEAKPEAVAADQRTSVIISGLGGEANIEEVDCCFTRLRVRVKEMKEVVDQTLMTTGANGVNRVSDHDVQVIYGPQVEKIANDVKNALGIA from the coding sequence ATGAAAAAAATGGCCAGCCAGATTCACGCCTTTGGCAAGGCGCTGATGATGCCGATTTCGGTGATCGCCGCTGCCGGTATTTTCCTCGGCGTGGCTGCCGCGATGCAGAATCCCGCTATCACCGGCGAAGCCTTTGCCAGTTTGCAGGTTCCGCAGCTGATCATCGGCTTCATCCGTAAAGTCGCGGGTGCGCTGTTTGCCAATCTGCCGGTGTTCTTTGCCGTTGCCAGCGCCATTGGCCTGGCAAAAGCGGAGAAGCCGACCGCCGCCTTTGCCGCTGTCATCGGCTTTATCTCTATGCATGTCGGCATCAGCGCCACCCTGGCGTCTAAAGGGCTGACCGCCGCCACTACCACGCCGGAAGCGCTGCAACGTGCGGGGATGGATCAAACGGCGTCGATGATGGTCTCCGCCGAATATATCGACATGCTGGGCATCTTTACCTACAACATGAGCGTGCTGGGCGGGGTGATCGCGGGCCTGGTTACCGTGTTCCTGCACAACCGCTTTTATACCCAACAGTTGCCGACCGCCATCAGCTTTTTTGGTGGCCGTCGCTTTGTACCGATCGTTACCGTGGTGGTATTACCGCTGATTGGCGTTCTGCTGGCGCTGGTCTGGCCGACCATTGGGCAGGGCATTGCATGGATTGGCATGATGATTGGCAAAAGCGGCCAGTACGGTGCGTTTTTGCTCGGCACCTTTGAACGTTTGCTGATTCCTACCGGGCTGCACCACATTCTGAATGAGACAGTGCGCTTTACGCCGATTGGCGGCATTGCCACCGTGGATAACCAGACGCTGGTGGGCGCGCTGAATATTTTCAACGCCTCGCTGACCCATCCCGGTACCATTCCCGACGACACCATTCGCTCTGCCACCCGCTTTCTGGCACAGGGTAAAATTCCGGTGATGATGTTTGGTCTGCCGGCAGCGGCACTGGCGATTTATCACACCGCACGCCCGGAACATAAACAGCGGGTTAAGGCGCTGGTTATGGCCGGCGCGCTGACCTCATTCACCACCGGCATTACCGAGCCGCTGGAGTTCTGCTTTATGTTCGTCTCGCCGGTGCTTTATGTGCTGCATGCGTTGCTGACCGGCCTCTCCTTTATGCTGATGTCGATGCTGCACCTGATGATCGGCAACGTGCAGGGCGGCGCTATCGATCTGGTGGTATTCGGTATTCTGGGCGGCAGTAAAACCCACTGGTGGTGGACGCTGGTGCTCGGTGCGGTTTACGTGCCCGTTTACTATTACGGCTTCCGGTTTGTGATTACGCGTATGAATGTGGAAACGCCGGGACGGGAATCAGAAGATGAAGCGAAGCCAGAAGCGGTCGCCGCCGATCAGCGCACCAGCGTGATCATCAGCGGGCTGGGCGGCGAGGCCAACATCGAAGAGGTTGATTGCTGCTTCACCCGGTTGCGCGTGCGGGTTAAAGAGATGAAAGAAGTGGTGGATCAGACGTTGATGACCACCGGCGCAAACGGCGTTAATCGGGTCAGCGATCATGATGTGCAAGTGATCTACGGTCCGCAGGTGGAGAAAATAGCCAACGATGTTAAAAACGCATTGGGTATCGCCTGA
- a CDS encoding putative bifunctional diguanylate cyclase/phosphodiesterase, translating to MHNNQSDTEKSRLRAVNTLLSPDETRDEALDKFVRLASRVLGISGSFISIIDDNNQYIKASQNFDLKQSTRGDSLCRHVVDGNGELVVEDTLLDDRFVSHPFVTGQPFMRFYAGVSLTNEDGFVLGTLCVTDVEPRVFSDEQLITLKFLSELVTSFLDAWSHAGFVDVITNLPNRQRLVRDIQQLALDNPEQSHKLMLIDCIEIQRAYELARTVGTGPAEQLLKHIAISVFHRLKMNGETTLYAFAPGRFAIVQPSETALQAQDVVNTLSNMNADLGENISIALEVFTGETEFLPGQLSANEALRQAVSALHEGIHTNVTAMPFDTSYDSRRTDDFLIMNDLASALKMDEDLYLVYQPKICLHSGKTVGLEALIRWDHPLRGELFPSQFIPLAKKTNLLSELTDWVINRVIAQLKTWNQEYTLIPVSINASERDFSKPGFADALAAKLQDAQLPASVMGIECLENELVTESRVAVEGLQSLKAHGFDISLDDFGIGYSNISYLQDLPLDVVKIDMSLITRLANDATSRIIVSNIIRMLKELNYTVLAEGVETEATLTLLKQYGCDQVQGYFCSKPIPASDIEHWLAPRAR from the coding sequence GTGCATAATAATCAAAGTGATACTGAGAAAAGTCGTCTCAGAGCGGTGAATACATTGCTGTCACCCGATGAAACCAGAGATGAAGCACTGGATAAGTTTGTCCGTTTGGCCAGTCGCGTATTAGGTATTTCAGGCAGTTTTATCTCAATCATTGATGATAATAACCAATACATTAAAGCGTCGCAGAATTTCGATTTAAAGCAGTCGACCCGCGGTGATTCCCTGTGCCGACACGTTGTTGATGGCAATGGTGAGCTGGTGGTGGAAGATACGCTGCTTGACGATCGCTTTGTGAGCCATCCTTTCGTGACTGGCCAGCCGTTTATGCGTTTTTACGCGGGCGTGTCGCTGACCAATGAAGATGGCTTTGTACTGGGCACGCTGTGCGTCACCGATGTTGAACCACGGGTGTTCTCTGACGAGCAGCTCATCACGCTGAAGTTTCTGTCGGAACTGGTGACCTCATTTCTGGATGCCTGGAGCCACGCCGGTTTTGTTGATGTCATTACCAATCTGCCAAACCGTCAACGTCTGGTGCGCGATATTCAGCAACTGGCGCTGGATAATCCCGAACAATCTCACAAGCTGATGCTGATTGACTGCATTGAGATCCAGCGCGCCTATGAGCTGGCTCGCACCGTGGGCACCGGCCCGGCCGAGCAGCTGCTGAAGCACATCGCTATTTCCGTTTTCCATCGTCTCAAGATGAATGGCGAAACCACGCTGTATGCCTTCGCCCCGGGACGTTTTGCTATCGTTCAGCCGAGCGAGACAGCACTGCAGGCGCAGGATGTGGTTAACACGCTCAGCAACATGAATGCCGATCTTGGCGAGAATATCTCCATTGCGCTGGAAGTGTTCACCGGCGAAACCGAGTTTTTGCCAGGCCAGCTCAGCGCCAACGAGGCGCTGCGTCAGGCGGTCAGCGCGCTGCACGAAGGTATTCATACCAACGTTACCGCCATGCCTTTTGACACCTCATACGATTCCCGGCGCACCGACGATTTTTTGATCATGAACGATCTCGCCAGCGCGCTTAAAATGGATGAAGATTTATATCTGGTGTATCAGCCGAAGATTTGCCTGCACAGCGGTAAAACCGTGGGTCTGGAAGCACTGATACGCTGGGATCACCCGCTGCGCGGCGAGCTGTTCCCGTCACAGTTCATTCCGCTGGCGAAGAAAACCAATCTGCTGTCTGAGCTGACCGATTGGGTCATCAATCGCGTGATTGCGCAGCTGAAAACCTGGAATCAGGAATACACCCTGATTCCGGTATCGATTAACGCCAGTGAGCGGGATTTCTCCAAGCCAGGTTTTGCCGATGCGCTGGCGGCAAAATTGCAGGACGCACAGTTGCCAGCATCGGTAATGGGGATCGAATGTCTGGAAAACGAATTAGTGACAGAGAGTCGCGTGGCGGTGGAAGGGTTGCAATCGCTGAAAGCGCACGGCTTTGACATCTCGCTGGATGATTTCGGCATCGGTTACAGCAACATCAGCTACCTGCAGGATCTGCCGCTGGACGTGGTTAAAATTGATATGTCGCTGATTACGCGGCTGGCAAACGATGCCACCTCGCGGATTATTGTCAGTAATATCATTCGTATGCTGAAGGAGCTGAACTACACGGTGCTGGCTGAAGGGGTAGAAACCGAAGCGACGCTGACTCTGCTCAAGCAGTACGGCTGCGATCAGGTACAGGGCTATTTTTGCTCGAAGCCCATTCCTGCCAGCGACATTGAGCACTGGCTGGCGCCACGCGCTCGCTAA